The Salinibacterium sp. M195 genome includes a window with the following:
- a CDS encoding regulatory protein RecX, translated as MTSSDDEYLAPVINLFGDRSGAKLTEAMDSSLEESAAAETGVAANTTADDNTADDNTEAGMPVVALAPVRALPTLADFSPSHSDLGSLENDEHSREPAARDTVDSAESMSAAGSAGTQSKAQRRQARDGFSEVSRVSMRALARRGMSSYEMTQFLGTREFESEDIDNEIARLEGCGLLDDAALAETLTRTLRDRKKLGASAIRAELRRRKIDQDQIAAVLDDDRDEEQERATEIALKRAPQLRSLDGVTAKRRLTGFLMRKGYSGSVVSAAVAAALAPSSSNSSGGPVFR; from the coding sequence ATGACATCCTCCGACGACGAATACCTCGCACCAGTAATCAACCTGTTTGGCGACCGTTCGGGCGCCAAACTCACCGAAGCAATGGACTCGTCGTTGGAGGAGTCGGCGGCGGCCGAAACTGGAGTGGCCGCGAACACGACAGCAGACGACAACACCGCAGACGACAACACCGAGGCAGGAATGCCAGTGGTCGCGCTCGCCCCAGTTCGGGCGCTCCCGACTCTGGCTGACTTCAGCCCATCTCACTCCGATCTCGGTTCGCTCGAAAACGACGAGCATTCACGAGAACCGGCTGCTCGTGACACCGTCGATAGTGCGGAATCAATGTCGGCTGCAGGGTCAGCGGGAACGCAATCGAAGGCGCAACGACGTCAAGCACGCGACGGCTTTTCTGAGGTTAGTCGCGTCAGCATGCGCGCACTGGCCCGCCGTGGAATGTCTTCCTACGAAATGACCCAATTTCTGGGAACCCGCGAATTCGAATCAGAAGACATCGACAACGAGATCGCCCGGCTCGAAGGCTGTGGTCTCCTCGACGATGCCGCGCTTGCCGAAACCCTGACACGAACATTGCGCGACCGTAAGAAACTCGGGGCATCGGCGATCCGGGCCGAGTTGAGACGTCGCAAAATAGACCAAGACCAGATTGCTGCCGTGCTTGATGATGATCGCGACGAAGAACAAGAGCGCGCGACCGAAATTGCCCTCAAACGTGCGCCTCAACTTCGCTCGTTGGACGGCGTGACCGCTAAGCGTCGACTTACCGGGTTCCTCATGCGAAAGGGGTACTCCGGCTCGGTCGTCTCAGCCGCAGTAGCTGCCGCGCTGGCACCAAGTTCTAGTAATTCGTCCGGCGGTCCCGTCTTTCGCTAG
- the recA gene encoding recombinase RecA: MPSAADREKSLETALAQIDRQFGKGSVMRLGSDERAPVEVIPTGSIALDVALGIGGLPRGRIVEIYGPESSGKTTLTLHAIANAQRNGGIAAFIDAEHALDPEYAAKLGVDIDALLVSQPDTGEQALEIADMLVRSGSIDLIVIDSVAALVPRAEIEGEMGDTHVGLQARLMSQALRKLTGGLSQTNTTMIFINQLREKIGVFFGSPETTAGGKALKFYASVRLDIRRIETLKDGTDAVGNRTRVKVVKNKMAPPFKQAEFDILYGIGISREGSLIDFGVDHEIVRKSGAWYTYDGDQLGQGKEKSRAFLLQNPAIALEIEQKIMRKLGVGAEAKAANASEAKALADAAVKAEKAEKAAKASAKADGPVLPVADKAAAPLKKAVGQ; this comes from the coding sequence ATGCCATCAGCAGCAGACCGCGAGAAGTCCCTCGAGACCGCTCTCGCACAGATCGACCGTCAGTTCGGCAAGGGCTCAGTTATGCGTCTGGGCAGCGATGAGCGTGCTCCGGTCGAGGTTATCCCCACCGGCTCTATTGCCTTGGATGTCGCGCTCGGCATAGGCGGGCTTCCCCGTGGCCGCATCGTTGAGATCTATGGACCGGAGTCCTCCGGTAAGACCACACTCACCTTGCATGCGATCGCAAATGCTCAGCGCAACGGCGGCATTGCGGCCTTCATCGATGCAGAGCACGCCCTCGACCCTGAATACGCGGCGAAGCTCGGTGTCGACATCGACGCTCTGCTCGTTTCTCAGCCCGATACCGGTGAGCAGGCACTGGAAATCGCCGACATGCTGGTGCGAAGTGGGTCAATCGACCTCATCGTTATTGACTCGGTTGCAGCTCTTGTCCCTCGCGCTGAAATCGAAGGTGAGATGGGCGACACGCACGTCGGTCTTCAAGCTCGACTCATGTCTCAAGCTCTGCGTAAACTCACCGGTGGTCTCAGCCAGACGAACACCACCATGATTTTCATCAACCAGTTGCGTGAAAAAATCGGTGTCTTCTTTGGTAGTCCCGAAACCACAGCCGGCGGCAAGGCGCTTAAGTTCTACGCTTCTGTTCGACTCGACATTCGTCGTATCGAAACGCTGAAGGACGGCACGGACGCTGTGGGTAACCGCACGCGAGTCAAGGTCGTCAAGAACAAGATGGCCCCGCCGTTCAAACAGGCTGAGTTCGACATCCTTTACGGAATCGGAATCTCGCGCGAAGGTAGCCTTATCGACTTCGGTGTCGACCACGAAATCGTTCGCAAGTCTGGCGCTTGGTACACCTACGACGGTGACCAGCTGGGTCAAGGTAAAGAGAAGTCACGAGCCTTCCTGCTCCAGAACCCCGCAATCGCGCTGGAGATCGAGCAGAAGATCATGCGCAAGCTCGGCGTCGGTGCTGAAGCGAAAGCAGCGAATGCTAGCGAGGCGAAAGCTTTGGCCGATGCTGCGGTTAAGGCCGAGAAGGCAGAAAAAGCGGCGAAGGCCAGCGCTAAGGCCGACGGGCCCGTGCTTCCGGTCGCTGACAAAGCGGCTGCGCCCCTCAAGAAGGCTGTAGGCCAGTAG
- a CDS encoding CinA family protein, whose translation MNTEELATKIVAILTEQRHSLALAESLTGGLLCASLVAVPGASVVLNGAVVAYNTAIKHQVLGVDASLLAIHGTVHPDVAAHMATGARDVLGVGEQQATYGLATTGVAGPEAHEGKDPGTVYVGFAATNFVVARAFAFDGDRAAVRRQAVHAALECLHEHLIDDN comes from the coding sequence GTGAATACTGAAGAGCTCGCCACAAAAATTGTGGCGATTCTCACCGAACAACGACACTCTCTCGCGCTTGCGGAATCTTTGACCGGCGGATTGCTCTGCGCGTCTCTGGTCGCGGTCCCTGGTGCATCGGTCGTGCTCAATGGCGCAGTAGTCGCGTACAACACAGCGATCAAGCACCAAGTCTTAGGCGTCGATGCAAGCTTGCTCGCAATTCACGGCACCGTGCATCCGGATGTCGCAGCCCACATGGCCACTGGTGCGCGTGACGTGCTCGGGGTTGGCGAGCAGCAAGCCACCTATGGTTTGGCGACAACCGGCGTCGCGGGCCCGGAGGCTCACGAGGGCAAGGACCCGGGCACTGTATATGTCGGATTTGCGGCGACCAATTTTGTCGTCGCTCGTGCTTTCGCTTTCGACGGTGATCGCGCTGCGGTGAGGCGCCAAGCAGTTCATGCTGCCTTGGAGTGCCTGCACGAACATCTCATCGATGACAACTGA
- a CDS encoding helix-turn-helix domain-containing protein, with protein MVLVRQEIGDVLRDVRLQKGRTLRQVASKASVALGYLSEVERGQKEASSEILASVAEALDTPISVIMREVGDRLAVIEGATTIPDTLPDELVAEFDSTLVSR; from the coding sequence ATGGTTCTAGTCCGTCAGGAAATCGGTGACGTTCTCCGCGACGTGCGCCTGCAAAAGGGCCGTACCCTTCGTCAGGTCGCCAGCAAAGCGAGTGTCGCCCTCGGATACCTCAGTGAGGTTGAGCGAGGCCAAAAAGAGGCCAGCTCAGAAATTCTCGCTTCGGTAGCCGAAGCCCTCGATACACCAATCTCCGTAATCATGCGTGAGGTTGGCGATCGTCTCGCCGTCATCGAAGGCGCAACGACGATCCCCGATACCTTGCCCGATGAGCTCGTCGCCGAATTTGATTCAACTTTGGTTTCGCGCTAA
- a CDS encoding DUF3046 domain-containing protein, whose translation MRLSEFWTAVADEFGEPYGRVLVNDQVLGAIGSVTAAQALSRGVPARQVWSALCDAMDVPADRRYGVGQREPKKQ comes from the coding sequence ATGCGATTGAGTGAGTTTTGGACAGCGGTTGCCGATGAGTTTGGCGAACCCTATGGTCGCGTGCTCGTCAACGACCAAGTATTGGGCGCCATAGGAAGCGTTACGGCGGCGCAGGCCCTTTCTCGAGGCGTTCCTGCCCGTCAGGTGTGGAGCGCGCTTTGCGACGCGATGGACGTTCCCGCAGATCGCCGTTACGGCGTAGGGCAACGAGAACCCAAGAAGCAATAG